Proteins from a genomic interval of Channa argus isolate prfri chromosome 11, Channa argus male v1.0, whole genome shotgun sequence:
- the smtnb gene encoding smoothelin isoform X2 — translation MSLESYSALDEPSLRALLDGTVDLDERRLIRSAIRELRRREIEDMEAALASKRFRPTRLKQQEDKENQHRLELSDSLHVLSQKLQSIQDIDELTKMLCAATEYEERKMIRAAIRQIRDEQQQGTAEQGKAPGRCLESESVEPQNSMGDRDQQRESQSEREHIRSQICELRGQQTQQSRELQRIGSNSGMVLVLDHLAKDDSGPPLIQPQREALTTEPEQVLSHRQRSDSPVSDGSVTSVLSKSNLDSMASEKSLGSAYRVQLDSGASDRSQSPSHRGRLDSGASERSVSSQSFVRERLGSDVSNSGVRPRLESGGSDSIGLLSRKRTDSGTSDLSVNMSSEDRGSVEEVEVIMSSGSTSSTDSETESRSQGPSSSLAQSNHHCFIDKEQPDGAVLSHSDPANGLINGNAEGKVDFQKQKITVNSGFPLTDSKAKNSASERKDVILEQFIRSNSVRDRMRKFTEPSQSSDVPALKKIPLRNGTISSDKLNLPRATKLFTHAAASPITSGDRPARPRVDSTSHTSAASQSQATPQPRGVANKPLSSVSQLQNTVGGTRHPAEKDVHASGSSKEERTLGRAAGQQVSQEEADPDMKTFLTIEIKDGRTTTSSTSSPRSNIVPITNMTPRITNALGQRAELTLGLRATPFKISSSSLSSGSSIKMETEPVNASEPVFSTGPSVQVGCQVPVIPNGSSTQTKPNESSRKLTAEQLDAVDDEELLDKMLDESKDFEERKLIRAAMRDLRKRKREAMMGCTQEEIDQREKEREARLQELRQQRDERTQKGHPGVGAGEVVMRKVEKSADGSTLSQVTKTDRFAKSDDGSRSTRSTVLEASYVQKTDRGTVQSKSYSYTSSTSSSSSSNTSKKVGSVFDREDDTSSRSSGGLAALERRQAERRKELMRAQTMPKTSAMQGRKAMIEKLEKEGVGPGNQAVAKVNKVQRSTSFGVPNANSIKQMLLDWCRAKTRSYEHVDIQNFSSSWSNGMAFCALVHHFFPEAFDYSSLSPSNRRKNFEVAFSTADWIMSIPVFLVVSVFSTGLSPNHIYHPSFHLCVALALTFLGTPDPPGSLLLTGIPTQSLIYTSSSAPVCFRVTI, via the exons ATGTCTCTGGAGAGTTACTCTGCGCTGGACGAGCCCTCTCTCCGAGCCTTG CTGGATGGAACCGTGGATCTGGACGAGAGACGTCTCATTCGTTCAGCCATCCGGGAGTTGAGGAGGAGGGAGATCGAGGACATGGAGGCCGCTTTGGCAAGCAAGAGATTTCGACCCACGCGCCTCAAGCAGCAAGAGGACAAGGAGAACCAGCACAG gttAGAATTAAGTGACAGCTTGCATGTTCTGTCCCAAAAGCTTCAATCAATCCAGGACATTGATGAGCTGACGAAAATG CTCTGTGCTGCCACCGAGTACGAGGAGAGGAAAATGATAAGAGCAGCCATCCGACAAATCCGAGATGAACAGCAACAAG ggacTGCAGAGCAAGGTAAAGCCCCTGGTCGCTGTCTGGAGTCTGAGAGCGTGGAGCCCCAGAACAGCATGGGAGATAGG GACCAACAGCGAGAGAGTCAAAGTGAACGAGAACATATCAGATCTCAGATCTGTGAGTTACGTGGCCAGCAGACACAACAAAGCAGAGAGCTGCAGAGGATTG GCTCCAACTCAGGCATGGTGTTGGTTCTTGATCACCTGGCGAAAGATGACTCTGGGCCTCCGTTGATCCAACCTCAGAGAGAAGCTTTGACCACAGAGCCTGAGCAGGTTCTGTCACACCGTCAAAGGTCAGACTCCCCAGTTTCAGACGGCAGTGTAACCTCAGTGCTTTCCAAGTCCAATCTGGATTCCATGGCATCGGAGAAGAGTCTGGGCTCAGCCTATAGAGTCCAGCTGGACTCTGGAGCCTCAGACAGAAGCCAGAGTCCCTCCCACCGCGGCCGACTAGATTCTGGGGCATCAGAGCGAAGTGTCAGCTCTCAGTCCTTTGTCAGAGAAAGATTAGGCTCAGATGTCTCCAACTCTGGGGTCAGACCACGTTTGGAGTCTGGGGGTTCAGACAGCATTGGTCTTTTGTCAAGGAAACGGACTGACTCAGGAACATCTGACCTGAGTGTAAATATGTCCTCTGAAGACAGGGGTtcagtggaggaggtggaggtgatcATGAGTAGTGGTTCAACTTCCAGCACAGATTCAGAAACTGAGAGCAGAAGCCAAGGTCCATCCAGCTCCCTGGCTCAGTCCAACCATCACTGCTTTATTGACAAGGAGCAGCCTGATGGTGCTGTCTTATCACATAGTGACCCTGCAAATGGCCTGATTAATGGCAATGCCGAGGGGAAAGTTGACTTTCAGAAACAAAAG ataACAGTTAACAGTGGTTTTCCCCTCACTGACAGCAAAGCAAAGAATTCTG CATCTGAGAGGAAAGATGTTATTTTGGAGCAATTTATCCGCTCTAACTCTGTACGTGACCGCATGCGCAAGTTCACAGAGCCCAGCCAGAGCTCAGATGTCCCAGCTTTGAAGAAAATTCCTCTGAGGAATGGGACAATCTCTAGTGACAAGCTAAATCTCCCCAGAGCTACTAAGCTGTTTACACATGCTGCAGCATCCCCCATCACATCTGGAGACAGGCCAGCAAGACCACGTGTAGACTCCACATCTCACACCTCTGCCGCATCTCAGAGTCAGGCCACACCTCAGCCAAGAGGTGTGGCTAACAAACCTCTGTCTTCAGTGAGCCAATTGCAGAACACCGTGGGTGGGACAAGGCATCCAGCTGAAAAAGATGTGCACGCCTCGGGTAGCTCAAAGGAAGAAAGGACTCTAGGGAGAGCAGCTGGACAGCAGGTCTCCCAGGAAGAAGCAGACCCGGACATGAAGACTTTCCTCACAATTGAGATCAAGGATGGGcgcaccaccacctcctctacATCCTCCCCTAGGAGCAACATTGTCCCCATCACCAACATGACCCCACGCATCACTAATGCTCTGGGGCAGAGGGCAG AGTTGACCCTTGGCCTAAGAGCAACACCATTCAAGATATCTTCAAGCAGCCTGTCTTCTGGATCCTCCATCAAG ATGGAAACAGAGCCTGTTAACGCCTCTGAGCCGGTGTTTTCAACTGGGCCGTCAGTCCAGGTGGGGTGTCAAGTCCCAGTCATCCCCAACGGCTCCAGCACTCAGACTAAACCCAATGAGAGCTCCAGAAAACTTACTGCTGAACAGCTGGATGCCGTTGATGATGAAGAGCTCCTTGACAAAATG CTTGATGAGTCTAAAGACTTTGAGGAGAGGAAGCTGATCCGTGCAGCTATGAGGGATCTTCgcaagagaaagagag AGGCCATGATGGGATGTACTCAAGAGGAAATAG ACCAGAGAGAAAAGGAGCGTGAGGCCCGTCTGCAGGAGCTACGGCAGCAGAGAGACGAGCGAACACAGAAAGGTCACCCAGGGGTCGGAGCCGGTGAGGTGGTAATGAGGAAGGTGGAGAAGTCAGCAGATGGCTCCACCCTCAGTCAGGTCACAAAGACAGACCGCTTCGCCAAGTCtg ATGATGGGAGCAGGTCAACGCGCAGCACTGTTCTTGAGGCCAGTTATGTGCAGAAAACGGACA GAGGAACAGTCCAGTCAAAATCATACAGCTACACCTCCTCCacttcctcatcctcttcttctaACACAAGCAAAAAAGTGGGCAG TGTATTTGATCGTGAGGATGACACATCGTCTCGCAGCAGCGGTGGGTTGGCCGCCTTGGAGCGAAGGCAGGCAGAGAGGCGTAAAGAGCTGATGAGGGCTCAGACAATGCCGAAGACCTCAGCCATGCAGGGCCGCAAAGCCATGATTGAGAAGCTGGAGAAGGAGGGAGTCGG ccctgGAAACCAGGCAGTCGCCAAGGTAAACAAGGTTCAACGTTCCACCAGCTTTGGTGTACCCAACGCAAACTCCATCAAGCAGATGCTCCTTGACTGGTGCCGTGCCAAAACCCGCTCGTATGAG CATGTGGACATTCAGAATTTTTCATCCAGCTGGAGTAATGGAATGGCGTTTTGTGCCCTGGTCCATCATTTCTTCCCTGAAGCGTTTGACTACAGCTCCCTAAGCCCCAGCAACCGCCGGAAGAACTTTGAGGTGGCCTTTAGCACAGCCGA CTGGATAATGTCCATCCCGGTGTTTTTAGtagtttctgttttcagcactGGACTCTCACCAAACCACATCTACCACCCATCCTTCCACCTTTGTGTTGCACTAGCACTCACTTTCCTGGGCACTCCTGACCCTCCTGGCAGTTTGCTGTTAACTGGAATCCCAACACAGTCACTCATTTACACATCATCCTCTGCACCAGTGTGTTTTAGAGTCACcatatga
- the smtnb gene encoding smoothelin isoform X11 codes for MSLESYSALDEPSLRALLDGTVDLDERRLIRSAIRELRRREIEDMEAALASKRFRPTRLKQQEDKENQHRLELSDSLHVLSQKLQSIQDIDELTKMLCAATEYEERKMIRAAIRQIRDEQQQGTAEQGKAPGRCLESESVEPQNSMGDRDQQRESQSEREHIRSQICELRGQQTQQSRELQRIGSNSGMVLVLDHLAKDDSGPPLIQPQREALTTEPEQVLSHRQRSDSPVSDGSVTSVLSKSNLDSMASEKSLGSAYRVQLDSGASDRSQSPSHRGRLDSGASERSVSSQSFVRERLGSDVSNSGVRPRLESGGSDSIGLLSRKRTDSGTSDLSVNMSSEDRGSVEEVEVIMSSGSTSSTDSETESRSQGPSSSLAQSNHHCFIDKEQPDGAVLSHSDPANGLINGNAEGKVDFQKQKITVNSGFPLTDSKAKNSELTLGLRATPFKISSSSLSSGSSIKMETEPVNASEPVFSTGPSVQVGCQVPVIPNGSSTQTKPNESSRKLTAEQLDAVDDEELLDKMLDESKDFEERKLIRAAMRDLRKRKREAMMGCTQEEIGRADQREKEREARLQELRQQRDERTQKGHPGVGAGEVVMRKVEKSADGSTLSQVTKTDRFAKSDDGSRSTRSTVLEASYVQKTDRGTVQSKSYSYTSSTSSSSSSNTSKKVGSVFDREDDTSSRSSGGLAALERRQAERRKELMRAQTMPKTSAMQGRKAMIEKLEKEGVGPGNQAVAKVNKVQRSTSFGVPNANSIKQMLLDWCRAKTRSYEHVDIQNFSSSWSNGMAFCALVHHFFPEAFDYSSLSPSNRRKNFEVAFSTADWIMSIPVFLVVSVFSTGLSPNHIYHPSFHLCVALALTFLGTPDPPGSLLLTGIPTQSLIYTSSSAPVCFRVTI; via the exons ATGTCTCTGGAGAGTTACTCTGCGCTGGACGAGCCCTCTCTCCGAGCCTTG CTGGATGGAACCGTGGATCTGGACGAGAGACGTCTCATTCGTTCAGCCATCCGGGAGTTGAGGAGGAGGGAGATCGAGGACATGGAGGCCGCTTTGGCAAGCAAGAGATTTCGACCCACGCGCCTCAAGCAGCAAGAGGACAAGGAGAACCAGCACAG gttAGAATTAAGTGACAGCTTGCATGTTCTGTCCCAAAAGCTTCAATCAATCCAGGACATTGATGAGCTGACGAAAATG CTCTGTGCTGCCACCGAGTACGAGGAGAGGAAAATGATAAGAGCAGCCATCCGACAAATCCGAGATGAACAGCAACAAG ggacTGCAGAGCAAGGTAAAGCCCCTGGTCGCTGTCTGGAGTCTGAGAGCGTGGAGCCCCAGAACAGCATGGGAGATAGG GACCAACAGCGAGAGAGTCAAAGTGAACGAGAACATATCAGATCTCAGATCTGTGAGTTACGTGGCCAGCAGACACAACAAAGCAGAGAGCTGCAGAGGATTG GCTCCAACTCAGGCATGGTGTTGGTTCTTGATCACCTGGCGAAAGATGACTCTGGGCCTCCGTTGATCCAACCTCAGAGAGAAGCTTTGACCACAGAGCCTGAGCAGGTTCTGTCACACCGTCAAAGGTCAGACTCCCCAGTTTCAGACGGCAGTGTAACCTCAGTGCTTTCCAAGTCCAATCTGGATTCCATGGCATCGGAGAAGAGTCTGGGCTCAGCCTATAGAGTCCAGCTGGACTCTGGAGCCTCAGACAGAAGCCAGAGTCCCTCCCACCGCGGCCGACTAGATTCTGGGGCATCAGAGCGAAGTGTCAGCTCTCAGTCCTTTGTCAGAGAAAGATTAGGCTCAGATGTCTCCAACTCTGGGGTCAGACCACGTTTGGAGTCTGGGGGTTCAGACAGCATTGGTCTTTTGTCAAGGAAACGGACTGACTCAGGAACATCTGACCTGAGTGTAAATATGTCCTCTGAAGACAGGGGTtcagtggaggaggtggaggtgatcATGAGTAGTGGTTCAACTTCCAGCACAGATTCAGAAACTGAGAGCAGAAGCCAAGGTCCATCCAGCTCCCTGGCTCAGTCCAACCATCACTGCTTTATTGACAAGGAGCAGCCTGATGGTGCTGTCTTATCACATAGTGACCCTGCAAATGGCCTGATTAATGGCAATGCCGAGGGGAAAGTTGACTTTCAGAAACAAAAG ataACAGTTAACAGTGGTTTTCCCCTCACTGACAGCAAAGCAAAGAATTCTG AGTTGACCCTTGGCCTAAGAGCAACACCATTCAAGATATCTTCAAGCAGCCTGTCTTCTGGATCCTCCATCAAG ATGGAAACAGAGCCTGTTAACGCCTCTGAGCCGGTGTTTTCAACTGGGCCGTCAGTCCAGGTGGGGTGTCAAGTCCCAGTCATCCCCAACGGCTCCAGCACTCAGACTAAACCCAATGAGAGCTCCAGAAAACTTACTGCTGAACAGCTGGATGCCGTTGATGATGAAGAGCTCCTTGACAAAATG CTTGATGAGTCTAAAGACTTTGAGGAGAGGAAGCTGATCCGTGCAGCTATGAGGGATCTTCgcaagagaaagagag AGGCCATGATGGGATGTACTCAAGAGGAAATAGGTAGGGCAG ACCAGAGAGAAAAGGAGCGTGAGGCCCGTCTGCAGGAGCTACGGCAGCAGAGAGACGAGCGAACACAGAAAGGTCACCCAGGGGTCGGAGCCGGTGAGGTGGTAATGAGGAAGGTGGAGAAGTCAGCAGATGGCTCCACCCTCAGTCAGGTCACAAAGACAGACCGCTTCGCCAAGTCtg ATGATGGGAGCAGGTCAACGCGCAGCACTGTTCTTGAGGCCAGTTATGTGCAGAAAACGGACA GAGGAACAGTCCAGTCAAAATCATACAGCTACACCTCCTCCacttcctcatcctcttcttctaACACAAGCAAAAAAGTGGGCAG TGTATTTGATCGTGAGGATGACACATCGTCTCGCAGCAGCGGTGGGTTGGCCGCCTTGGAGCGAAGGCAGGCAGAGAGGCGTAAAGAGCTGATGAGGGCTCAGACAATGCCGAAGACCTCAGCCATGCAGGGCCGCAAAGCCATGATTGAGAAGCTGGAGAAGGAGGGAGTCGG ccctgGAAACCAGGCAGTCGCCAAGGTAAACAAGGTTCAACGTTCCACCAGCTTTGGTGTACCCAACGCAAACTCCATCAAGCAGATGCTCCTTGACTGGTGCCGTGCCAAAACCCGCTCGTATGAG CATGTGGACATTCAGAATTTTTCATCCAGCTGGAGTAATGGAATGGCGTTTTGTGCCCTGGTCCATCATTTCTTCCCTGAAGCGTTTGACTACAGCTCCCTAAGCCCCAGCAACCGCCGGAAGAACTTTGAGGTGGCCTTTAGCACAGCCGA CTGGATAATGTCCATCCCGGTGTTTTTAGtagtttctgttttcagcactGGACTCTCACCAAACCACATCTACCACCCATCCTTCCACCTTTGTGTTGCACTAGCACTCACTTTCCTGGGCACTCCTGACCCTCCTGGCAGTTTGCTGTTAACTGGAATCCCAACACAGTCACTCATTTACACATCATCCTCTGCACCAGTGTGTTTTAGAGTCACcatatga
- the smtnb gene encoding smoothelin isoform X3 yields the protein MSLESYSALDEPSLRALLDGTVDLDERRLIRSAIRELRRREIEDMEAALASKRFRPTRLKQQEDKENQHRLELSDSLHVLSQKLQSIQDIDELTKMLCAATEYEERKMIRAAIRQIRDEQQQGTAEQGKAPGRCLESESVEPQNSMGDRDQQRESQSEREHIRSQICELRGQQTQQSRELQRIGSNSGMVLVLDHLAKDDSGPPLIQPQREALTTEPEQVLSHRQRSDSPVSDGSVTSVLSKSNLDSMASEKSLGSAYRVQLDSGASDRSQSPSHRGRLDSGASERSVSSQSFVRERLGSDVSNSGVRPRLESGGSDSIGLLSRKRTDSGTSDLSVNMSSEDRGSVEEVEVIMSSGSTSSTDSETESRSQGPSSSLAQSNHHCFIDKEQPDGAVLSHSDPANGLINGNAEGKVDFQKQKITVNSGFPLTDSKAKNSASERKDVILEQFIRSNSVRDRMRKFTEPSQSSDVPALKKIPLRNGTISSDKLNLPRATKLFTHAAASPITSGDRPARPRVDSTSHTSAASQSQATPQPRGVANKPLSSVSQLQNTVGGTRHPAEKDVHASGSSKEERTLGRAAGQQVSQEEADPDMKTFLTIEIKDGRTTTSSTSSPRSNIVPITNMTPRITNALGQRAELTLGLRATPFKISSSSLSSGSSIKMETEPVNASEPVFSTGPSVQVGCQVPVIPNGSSTQTKPNESSRKLTAEQLDAVDDEELLDKMLDESKDFEERKLIRAAMRDLRKRKRDQREKEREARLQELRQQRDERTQKGHPGVGAGEVVMRKVEKSADGSTLSQVTKTDRFAKSDDGSRSTRSTVLEASYVQKTDRGTVQSKSYSYTSSTSSSSSSNTSKKVGSVFDREDDTSSRSSGGLAALERRQAERRKELMRAQTMPKTSAMQGRKAMIEKLEKEGVGPGNQAVAKVNKVQRSTSFGVPNANSIKQMLLDWCRAKTRSYEHVDIQNFSSSWSNGMAFCALVHHFFPEAFDYSSLSPSNRRKNFEVAFSTADWIMSIPVFLVVSVFSTGLSPNHIYHPSFHLCVALALTFLGTPDPPGSLLLTGIPTQSLIYTSSSAPVCFRVTI from the exons ATGTCTCTGGAGAGTTACTCTGCGCTGGACGAGCCCTCTCTCCGAGCCTTG CTGGATGGAACCGTGGATCTGGACGAGAGACGTCTCATTCGTTCAGCCATCCGGGAGTTGAGGAGGAGGGAGATCGAGGACATGGAGGCCGCTTTGGCAAGCAAGAGATTTCGACCCACGCGCCTCAAGCAGCAAGAGGACAAGGAGAACCAGCACAG gttAGAATTAAGTGACAGCTTGCATGTTCTGTCCCAAAAGCTTCAATCAATCCAGGACATTGATGAGCTGACGAAAATG CTCTGTGCTGCCACCGAGTACGAGGAGAGGAAAATGATAAGAGCAGCCATCCGACAAATCCGAGATGAACAGCAACAAG ggacTGCAGAGCAAGGTAAAGCCCCTGGTCGCTGTCTGGAGTCTGAGAGCGTGGAGCCCCAGAACAGCATGGGAGATAGG GACCAACAGCGAGAGAGTCAAAGTGAACGAGAACATATCAGATCTCAGATCTGTGAGTTACGTGGCCAGCAGACACAACAAAGCAGAGAGCTGCAGAGGATTG GCTCCAACTCAGGCATGGTGTTGGTTCTTGATCACCTGGCGAAAGATGACTCTGGGCCTCCGTTGATCCAACCTCAGAGAGAAGCTTTGACCACAGAGCCTGAGCAGGTTCTGTCACACCGTCAAAGGTCAGACTCCCCAGTTTCAGACGGCAGTGTAACCTCAGTGCTTTCCAAGTCCAATCTGGATTCCATGGCATCGGAGAAGAGTCTGGGCTCAGCCTATAGAGTCCAGCTGGACTCTGGAGCCTCAGACAGAAGCCAGAGTCCCTCCCACCGCGGCCGACTAGATTCTGGGGCATCAGAGCGAAGTGTCAGCTCTCAGTCCTTTGTCAGAGAAAGATTAGGCTCAGATGTCTCCAACTCTGGGGTCAGACCACGTTTGGAGTCTGGGGGTTCAGACAGCATTGGTCTTTTGTCAAGGAAACGGACTGACTCAGGAACATCTGACCTGAGTGTAAATATGTCCTCTGAAGACAGGGGTtcagtggaggaggtggaggtgatcATGAGTAGTGGTTCAACTTCCAGCACAGATTCAGAAACTGAGAGCAGAAGCCAAGGTCCATCCAGCTCCCTGGCTCAGTCCAACCATCACTGCTTTATTGACAAGGAGCAGCCTGATGGTGCTGTCTTATCACATAGTGACCCTGCAAATGGCCTGATTAATGGCAATGCCGAGGGGAAAGTTGACTTTCAGAAACAAAAG ataACAGTTAACAGTGGTTTTCCCCTCACTGACAGCAAAGCAAAGAATTCTG CATCTGAGAGGAAAGATGTTATTTTGGAGCAATTTATCCGCTCTAACTCTGTACGTGACCGCATGCGCAAGTTCACAGAGCCCAGCCAGAGCTCAGATGTCCCAGCTTTGAAGAAAATTCCTCTGAGGAATGGGACAATCTCTAGTGACAAGCTAAATCTCCCCAGAGCTACTAAGCTGTTTACACATGCTGCAGCATCCCCCATCACATCTGGAGACAGGCCAGCAAGACCACGTGTAGACTCCACATCTCACACCTCTGCCGCATCTCAGAGTCAGGCCACACCTCAGCCAAGAGGTGTGGCTAACAAACCTCTGTCTTCAGTGAGCCAATTGCAGAACACCGTGGGTGGGACAAGGCATCCAGCTGAAAAAGATGTGCACGCCTCGGGTAGCTCAAAGGAAGAAAGGACTCTAGGGAGAGCAGCTGGACAGCAGGTCTCCCAGGAAGAAGCAGACCCGGACATGAAGACTTTCCTCACAATTGAGATCAAGGATGGGcgcaccaccacctcctctacATCCTCCCCTAGGAGCAACATTGTCCCCATCACCAACATGACCCCACGCATCACTAATGCTCTGGGGCAGAGGGCAG AGTTGACCCTTGGCCTAAGAGCAACACCATTCAAGATATCTTCAAGCAGCCTGTCTTCTGGATCCTCCATCAAG ATGGAAACAGAGCCTGTTAACGCCTCTGAGCCGGTGTTTTCAACTGGGCCGTCAGTCCAGGTGGGGTGTCAAGTCCCAGTCATCCCCAACGGCTCCAGCACTCAGACTAAACCCAATGAGAGCTCCAGAAAACTTACTGCTGAACAGCTGGATGCCGTTGATGATGAAGAGCTCCTTGACAAAATG CTTGATGAGTCTAAAGACTTTGAGGAGAGGAAGCTGATCCGTGCAGCTATGAGGGATCTTCgcaagagaaagagag ACCAGAGAGAAAAGGAGCGTGAGGCCCGTCTGCAGGAGCTACGGCAGCAGAGAGACGAGCGAACACAGAAAGGTCACCCAGGGGTCGGAGCCGGTGAGGTGGTAATGAGGAAGGTGGAGAAGTCAGCAGATGGCTCCACCCTCAGTCAGGTCACAAAGACAGACCGCTTCGCCAAGTCtg ATGATGGGAGCAGGTCAACGCGCAGCACTGTTCTTGAGGCCAGTTATGTGCAGAAAACGGACA GAGGAACAGTCCAGTCAAAATCATACAGCTACACCTCCTCCacttcctcatcctcttcttctaACACAAGCAAAAAAGTGGGCAG TGTATTTGATCGTGAGGATGACACATCGTCTCGCAGCAGCGGTGGGTTGGCCGCCTTGGAGCGAAGGCAGGCAGAGAGGCGTAAAGAGCTGATGAGGGCTCAGACAATGCCGAAGACCTCAGCCATGCAGGGCCGCAAAGCCATGATTGAGAAGCTGGAGAAGGAGGGAGTCGG ccctgGAAACCAGGCAGTCGCCAAGGTAAACAAGGTTCAACGTTCCACCAGCTTTGGTGTACCCAACGCAAACTCCATCAAGCAGATGCTCCTTGACTGGTGCCGTGCCAAAACCCGCTCGTATGAG CATGTGGACATTCAGAATTTTTCATCCAGCTGGAGTAATGGAATGGCGTTTTGTGCCCTGGTCCATCATTTCTTCCCTGAAGCGTTTGACTACAGCTCCCTAAGCCCCAGCAACCGCCGGAAGAACTTTGAGGTGGCCTTTAGCACAGCCGA CTGGATAATGTCCATCCCGGTGTTTTTAGtagtttctgttttcagcactGGACTCTCACCAAACCACATCTACCACCCATCCTTCCACCTTTGTGTTGCACTAGCACTCACTTTCCTGGGCACTCCTGACCCTCCTGGCAGTTTGCTGTTAACTGGAATCCCAACACAGTCACTCATTTACACATCATCCTCTGCACCAGTGTGTTTTAGAGTCACcatatga